A window of the Gemmatimonadota bacterium genome harbors these coding sequences:
- a CDS encoding ABC transporter ATP-binding protein encodes MIELRGVERSYPVGGGEVFVLRRIDLDLRKGEFVSIMGPSGSGKTTLLSILGMLDAEWRGQYRLDGHAVHEIKPRKRMDLNRQYIGFVFQQYHLLDDLTVYENLEIPLSYRNVKSKDRQSIVADTLDRFNIVAKKDLYPSQLSGGQQQLVGVARAVIAEPSVILADEPTGSLHTSQGKMIMDLLKELNEQGTTIIQVTHDERWAQYGSLVIQLRDGWIVREE; translated from the coding sequence ATGATCGAGCTCCGCGGCGTCGAACGCTCCTATCCGGTCGGGGGCGGGGAAGTTTTTGTCCTTCGAAGAATCGACCTCGACCTTCGGAAGGGCGAGTTCGTTTCCATCATGGGCCCCTCCGGCTCGGGCAAGACGACACTCCTCAGCATCCTGGGAATGCTCGATGCGGAGTGGCGCGGCCAGTACCGCCTCGACGGGCACGCCGTTCACGAGATCAAGCCGCGAAAGCGGATGGACCTGAACCGTCAGTATATCGGCTTCGTCTTCCAGCAGTACCACCTCCTCGACGACCTCACCGTCTACGAGAACCTCGAGATCCCCCTCTCCTACCGGAACGTGAAGTCGAAGGACCGTCAGTCCATCGTGGCGGACACGCTGGATCGGTTCAACATTGTCGCGAAGAAGGACCTCTATCCATCGCAACTCTCGGGCGGGCAACAGCAGCTCGTAGGGGTCGCGCGGGCCGTGATCGCGGAACCCTCGGTCATCCTCGCCGACGAGCCCACGGGGAGCCTTCACACGTCGCAGGGGAAGATGATCATGGACCTCCTGAAGGAGTTGAACGAACAGGGGACCACGATCATCCAGGTCACCCACGACGAGCGATGGGCGCAGTATGGAAGTCTAGTCATCCAGCTCAGGGATGGGTGGATCGTCCGGGAGGAGTGA